Within Conger conger chromosome 3, fConCon1.1, whole genome shotgun sequence, the genomic segment CGTGTGGACATTTAACTACTGCAAAGTGCACCTGTGAGAGCACACTGTTTTTAATTTTGCTCAGTTTCACAGATTGAAAAAGTGTAgctgtgtcaggttctgtgccCCCGACAGAGGTTATAACTTGAAGAGACTCTTCCTCAGAGACAACAGTAATGGTGCATTAGATGCAAATGCACAtattatcattacattacattattggcatttggcagacgctcttatccagagcgacgtacagttgattagactaagcaggagacaatcctcccctggagcaatgcagggttaagggccttgctcaagggcccaacggctgtgcggatcttattgtggctacactgggattagaaccaccgaccttgtcctagtcatttaccttaaccactacgctacaggccacccgaaTCATCTTTTCATGATGTATTTTGCTTAAAAATATAGGTATGTGTTTGATAGATAGTTTGATTTTGGTGCTGCTTACAGCTTTTGGATCCTGGAGTGAGTAgcttagttttttttgtgttatttgttttcATGTGATGGTTTGTAGTTTGCATTTGAAAAGGTCAGCCACATGTGGAATTTCACATGACTTCATGTAACATGTTGTGGAAATTGTCATTCACATGCGAAAAAAGGCAAGTCCAGTTTTCCAGTTCAATATTTGAATTCACACGTGCCAATGTTGCACCGGCACGAAGAGGGAGAATTGAAGtgtgattattttttttcttgttgttgttgttggtgagGGTTGAGCCCGCTCTCGTTGTGCTTCCAGGCAGAGCTCCGCCGAGGAGCTGCCCCTGACCGACGGGTCCGTGGACCTGGTAACGGCCATGGCGGCTGCCCATTGGTTCGACGTGCCCCGCTTCCTGCAGGAGGTGGACCGCGTGTTGAAGCCCCGAGGCTGCCTGGGCCTGCTCAGCTACACCATGGACATGGAGCTCCAGTACGGGGACGAGGCCTGCTCTCAGAAGCTCAACCGCGTCTGCCAAGAGGTACGCCGACcctgctgcattctgggtaagCTGGAGGGGCCTGATGGCGGATGCCGGGAAGCCGGCCAGGAAAGAGTTGGGGCACCATCGCTTGGACCGGGAGccgggtcgagtagggggtgagaaaagggggcggattctccggatgCTGTATAGGAGGGAACTGCACGACCcggggtcaccgccgcaatgttttcggagagggacagtccgctgtccatcaccacgccgaggttccttgcactgggtgattcCGTCGGcgaggtatcccctagggaaatggagagatccagatggggagaggtgagagcaggaatgaagatcgtttcagtcttgcctgggttgagctttagatggtggctgtccatccagctctggacgtcactcaggcaagcagagatacggctgaaacctgtgtgtcagaaggTGGGAATGAGAAGAAGAGTTGGGAATCATCTACTGTAAGAATCATAGGTGCGAAggtccatttaaaatgtacttagaatggcaggttgggtccatgcaCCTTGCACTCATTGCATTGTGTTCAGTAACTTTGTCCTTATTATGCCCACAGTTTTACGCTGCCTTGCGACCGTTTCGCAACCCGTGCCTGGGGCCCTGCTCGATGACCCTGTACAAGCAGATCTCTGACTCCATCACGTACCCGGAGAAGGAATGGTGAGAACTGCTCCTTAATAAGTTACTTAAAATTGAGTTTAGGTAACACTGCATGTGACACGACACTGCCATACGCATgccataacagctgtcacaagaggGCTTAACTGATGACATCAGTTTATATCAAATAGCATAAAACTGTCATACATTTATCGATAAATGTTATGTCAAATGTTACTGTGAGAAGATATACCGAAAGCATGAcagttttttgtcatttgacatCATCTGCTATGCCGTCTTGTGActgctgttatgtcatgtgtatgacagtgttatgtcagccttatggtgaAGTATAGTTAGCGTTACCCTGCAACGTAAAATGTTACCCTAAGTTTAGCTACAGAAACTGGAGACTGACACATGCGGCACCACATGGCGGTCATAATTATAACTGTTGTTGTATACAACTGTTGTTGTGTACAGTGGAATGACTCCAGATGTTAACGTGTCACTGTGCGCTGTGGAATGACTCCAGATGCTAACGTGTTGCGGTTCCCAGGAACGACTGCATGTTGATAAAGCACCAGGCCACTCTGGGAGATTATATGGGCATGGTGgagtccttctcctccttccaGGGTCTGCTGAAAAAGGACCCAGAGGAGGCCAGGAGGTTGTCCCAGGACATCAGAGACAAGTGAGCCTCGAACAACACCTCTACACTGCTTCTGAAGGAGAAAGACCCCGATcgttgggcctcatgcaagaacattgtCGTGTTCTTCTCATAATTGTCTCTTGCTTTTTTCAAACAAGGGGCCCATTCGTGCATGCCACGTTGGATTCCAGAAACGCGCCTAACTACAGACACCTGCCTTAAATGAAGATgtctgttataatacagtatatacggtaGTGTAGGCGGGTTCCATCGGTTAGACGGGCAATGGGATTcacataacataatgtaatgtaactgtgggaacaggccattcaacccGACAATGCTCGCCTAAGTTTTCCCACCCCTAAGCGTACCTCATGCTTAGTTTGCCGAAGGGCTGAATAGGATATAGCCTGGTCTCGAAAACCCCCTCAGTGTTTCTgactccactacatgtcctggcaagttATTCCCCACAGTGACCACTCGCtgtatgaaaaaatacttccttaATATTTCGCCAATTTACATTTGTGCCCCCTCGTTCTGCTCACCGAACCcattttaatgaatataaaagcctcaatcaaatcctgCCTAGGTCTCCTTTTACTGAGTCTAAAGAGATTAAATCCTGCCTAGGTCTCCTCTTACTGAGTTTAACCTCCTAaaacctggcgtacacatgcgtcgacaataagcccaaatagcaaagagaaattaaaaatgcataccaaaaaagagtgcgggtgtTAGGAGGTTAAAGAGATCAAATCCTGCCCCGGCCTTCTTTTATTGAGTTTAAAGAGATTAAATCCAGCCTAGGTCTCCTTTTACTGAGTTTAAAGAGATCAAATCCTGCCTAGGTCTCCTTTTACTGAGTTTAAAGAGATTAAATCCTGCCTAGGTCTCCTTTTACTGAGTTTAAAGAGATTAAATCCTGCCTAGGTCTCCTTTTATTGAGTTTAAAGAGATTAAGAatcttaagtctatcctcataactctcttttatacatggaatcaatctgattgcccttctctgaaccttttccagcgccTCTATATCTAACAAGAACAAGAGAGGACTGATAACTGATTGGATAGACTGCGGTTCCTTTGTGTTTGGCGAAGCATAATAATATGGCAGGCCTTTGATAAACTTTTTTCTCCTGAAATgcgtttctgaaaacatttgaggggAGAAATAAGCGATGCAGCTGCTGAATCATGATTCATATTTAATCTGCAGCACCTAGTTTGGAAGTTTGATCCGAGTTTTGTGTGACAGGCGAGCTGCACTGACGTGTCGTATCGAAATAAGAGAAAATCGGTGAATTAATCACTaattttaagagatttaagcgatttaagaacaaatctgttcatacAAATGAATCTTGCATGAGTCCCACTGATTCAGTACACACAAATATTTTAACAACCTGAACAATTAGCTTAATGTGTACTATACACGTACTATACATGGGACATTTCAGTTAATAATACTTTTTATGAGTGTCAGGCACATTTCATAGGTCATAACAAAATATGGATCTCAACATTTATAGTAATGCAAGAAAGAAAACCTCTTGAATCTTTCCTAGATTCTATTCTGGTAAGTACAAGATAGCTATGACCATAACCATCAATTCAAAATGCATCTAAATGACTacacatgttttatttacaactCAAGATGGATAGCACACACTGAGATGGGTAGCGTCCATATTAGGAGAGGCGTGAGGTTTCTGGTGAAAGTGCTccagctgtctctctctcgctgcagGTTGCGTGCGGTGATGGGGACCACCTCTGATGCCACGCAGGTTGTTATGGGGGTGAAGTATTTCTGCGTGTTGGCCTGCAAGCCTTAAACATGACCCGCGCCGGGCGTGGCCACTGATCGGAGACTAACGATGTAATCTACTGTCTCACCGTCGGGCAACCTGTGGTTTGTAGCGCAgtcgttaaggtacatgactgggacacgcaaggtcggtggttaaagcctgatttatacttctgcgtcaaGTCGACCTACGGCGTAGCCTGACGtgcacctccccagaaatgtagcTACGCGACGCGGCGACGCAGACCATAAGCACTGTGATTGGTCCGCTTGATAGCATCGCAATACGCATTTCCGGCTGCTCCGCCATTGATCAGTTTCAGTCGCCTGTGCTGTATCCGAAACCCAAATCAGTCGACTTGATGCCTCGTCGCCTGATTAGTCatctgtccttcaaaaaaaGGCGACTTCGAACTATTACAGTTATTTGCAAACTCCGCCGCTGTTTTCAGCCATTAATTTAACGGAAGTAAGATCCATGTAGATAATCGCAAATGATTATGGCATATAATGACGACGGAAACTAGTGTTTTGGCGGTGTAATTGCAAGACGACGCAGACAACCAAACGCACAAGTATAAATGCTCTCAACAGCCTAGGGGCTACGCGTAGGCTACGCCGTAGCCACCACGTAGACTCGActcagaagtataaatcaggattagccctgcattgctccaggggaggattgtctcctgcttagtctaatcaactgtatgtcgctctggataagagcatctgccaaatgccattaatgtaacgtaatgtatgctttacatgaatgcacacattgGAAGTCATCACACTTGCGtgtataaataacaaaattggCAAACATAATTCATAATCATATACTATATAGTAGTCTGTTATTGTGAATAATAATTCACAATAAAGACTAGAATTACATTTCTGACAGCACACAATATTGACAAGAATGGCATGATTAGTCTAGTTTTCTCTGatccaaaaaatgtatgtactttTTCCCCTATATTTCCAATATAAGCTAATATATTAACAGCTAAATGTGTCAATACAAATTAAACCTCATGCAAAATTACCAGTTGAAGACAATCTTTCTGTGAACGTATTGCATTCTGAATCTACCACTTTTGTATCTACTTCAAGGCTGTGGTTACGTTAGCATTTTTGTTGATACCATGATTATGTTTATGTGTTTCTCACTTATGCAGTTAGATCATTTCAGAAACTTTGACTTCACAATTAATCTTCGAGCTGCGGCGTgggtaattgaaaaaaaaaaaagcatagtggttaaggtaaatgaatgggacaggcaaggttggtggttcgaatccctgtgtagccacaataagatctgcacagccattgggcccttgagcaaggcccttaacctgcttagtctaatcacctaTATggtgctctggataagagcatctgtgtaatgtaatgtaaatgtaacttttATTGGaacattcacaaaaaatgtttacctAAATGATGTCTGAAGAAGCCATTTCTGGCTGTGCAAAGATatttccaaaaggaaaagtagaAATGTAATTATGCCACTATTAttacaatgacaaaaaatgtataattttacaaGTCTTACAAATCAGTGTTTAACGTAATCGGAATGTTGCCCTTGCTTAAAATTTCTGAAGGAGCCACTTCTGGATCAACAAAGACATCTGCAAAAGGAAAGaagaaataaagtaataatagCACTGTTATTACGTTGTTATAACAATGGACAGACGTAAAGTAAACCTCAGCCTTTGCCCTAttacatgtatttgttttttaactGTCCAATCCTAACAGCGTGACACGCAAGTATACTTCGAAGGAGACCCTGTCCTTCAAGCAATTAGCCTCCGTTTTGTTTCTACAGATTTTCTAAACATTCCTGACCAATTCGGAAGCGAATTCCAGTGAAATGATGCGTGCGTGATGTTGTCACTCAGGGGCGCGTGTTTGAATGCTCTCGATCGCGACCCCTAGAAGACGAAAATGAGCCCGGTCACGGGCTTCCTTAGATACCCTCCGTCGACTGCTTAATTCCAAAGTCTGCGCAAAACCTGATGATAAGCTATTAAATTATAGATTTGGATTTATTAACCTAATTGAATGTCCAGACAGaaagcacacgcacatgcaagcgcgcacacacacacacacacacacacacacacacccaaacctcaGGTCTGTGTTGGTAAGAGAACATGTGAGATTTCTGCATTGTGATCGTTGCTGGGATTCCAAACATGgttgtttacatttatgtatttattcattgataTAGGTCTGTGGCCAGCGGTTCAATTCAGTTGAAGTTtatttgaagtgtttttttacagagacacaatGAAATAGGGAAGACAGCAGTTGCTATGTTGCATTCTATCTGTGGTGATACAACAGAGAGGCAAAGGAGCTTATGACAAATTGACTTGATTTAAGAGGGAAGTGATGAATTGCAACTTTCCCTCTAATGGCTCCAGAGTGTGTTTTCAGAAATTAATCTCAGAGGATTAATTTTAGAACGCAAATCCTGGTCATTTTTCATTGAGACAATGGAGCATTGATTCCATGCCATGATTTTTGCAAGCCTTGTGTAATGGAGAAAACTTGTATCCAAGCACTCTTGCAGCAAAAAGTATTGAgctttttttggcaaaaaaagaagTGAAGCTCATCTTCCTTTAAATACATCTTCCTGTTCACTTCTCATGAGGCTTAATTCGGGTTATCATTAATTCCTGTCTCATGCACACAATGTTTAAAAGTTAACCAGGAATACATGCACATTACAGACTGTCTAAAGGTTAACCATGAATACATGCACATTACAGACTGTCTAAAAGTTAACCATGAATACATGCACATTGCTTAAACAAAGAAGCTGTTCATGTGCAGGTCCTGTACTCAACCAGAATAATACtgggtctggcagtcggagggttgctgcttcgatcccaccctggatGCCTCGAAGTGGccctgacacctaacccctaaatgctcctgatgagctggttggtgccttgcatggcagccaatcgctgttggtttgtgtgagtgtgtgtatgaatgggtgaatgagaagcatcaactgtacagcgatctggataaaggtgctatataaatgccaagcatttaccatttaataattCACGTCAAATATAGGTCTGTTGAATTGGAAATGCATTCTCAATAATGTCCAGTAGAGGTCACCCTGAACTGACTGAAAAGACAGGAGGCTATCCCTCTCATCCTATTCATTTGTCATAACCGATTGATTGAATTTttaattattgaaaatattaaatcGAAACCATTGAAGGTGAGGCTGGCTGATTGAACAGTAGAATGCAGTCGACATTTTGACCTCTGACTTTTCAGAAAAAGTAAAATATGATTTTTAGTGCAGCATGTGATGAGGCCAAGGGCTACAGCATGACTCTCCCTGTTTCAAAGTCTTGTGGGGATGGACAGTGATTgtttacccccaccccccactcccccacacacacacattgtatatAAGCAGAGTTTCCCTCCCCCTGAGTCACTGACAGACACAATGActgacactgacagacacaatgACTGACTCAATGACAGACACAATGAcgacactgacagacacaatgACTGACTCAATGACAGACACAATAACAGATTCTGACAGACAcaatgactgactgactgacactgacagacacaatgacagacactgacagacacaatgACTGACTCAATGacagacactgacagacacaatgACTGACTCAATGacagacactgacagacacaatgACTGACTCAatgacagacacactgacagacactgacagacacaatgacagacactgacagacacaatgACAGACTCTGACAGACACaatgacagactgacagacactgacagacacactgacagacacgcattataacagtgggatgcagaagagcatctctgaacccacaacGTATGTTGTGCTGCCCTGCTCCagatgttgaatgaggtgtgcttggttagggttggagtgaaaacctagaaggaaggtagatctccaggaacagggttgggcagccctgctctagctgttgaatgaggtgtgctttgttagggctgatGGATAAAGTTCAGATGTGAGCAGTGGAATCTTAATCTTAGGTCACTGCTTCGACTCTACCATACCTTATAAATACGTGCCCTGATATTCTCAACTGCTTAATGAATACAAACCCGTATAATAATATCACAGCAGGCATTTAAGATGATCCTCATAATTCCACCCCTCTGTCAGAAACCCTCTGTTAATTGGCCATAGCGCTTCAACCTCAAGCACTGGTCCTCAACGGCACTTGCAGAAAGATTTCCATGCCTAGTGTAGAGCAGAAGCAATCTTCGGGCACATTTGGCTCTAATCTGCGTCGTGTATGAGGCAGCCAGCCGATTGATCGAATGACGGCCGTTCCATCAGTGGCCATTCAGTCAAAATCCCTGAAGTTATCCGTTCTACGCCGCAGTGCCACAGCCCCAGAGCCACAGCCCCAGAGCTGTAAAATGGTGGACTACTGTTCTGAGTAACGTCAGTAAGAGAGAGACAGTCTTTACCTctgcagagtgagagtgagcggCAGCCAACTGTCAGGACGCCATACCAAACCGGGAGGGCCGGCATGAGATTGAATCTGATGGGCGGAAAAGCGTCACGGAGAGACTGCTGTGGGATGATGGGACCCTGGCTCTTTGTTTTGACTGAGGAATGTGCCAGGTAGACTTTGAAGGATGGCAGGAGTTCACAACTGGGACTTGTGAAAAAATTTTTATAGTGATGTATTTGGAAACCCATTAAAAGTCCATCAAAATTCCCAATTCATATgaagaaatataattttcaaaaatgcatttggTTTCTTCCTTGGTTCCGTATGACTCTCCTTTTACagttaaaatatataaacacaagCTTGATGTTTAAACCAGTTTCTTTGAAAATGATAGCAATCTTTAAACAACTGGAAACTTCTGGAAAGTGTTGTTTTCTCTGATAAAATAAGCAtcacatagtgtgtgtgtgtgtgtgtgtgtgtgtgtgtgtgtgtgtgcatgcatgtgtgtgtatgtttgtgtatgtctgtgtgtgcgtgtgttcatttgtgtgtgtgtgtgtgtgtgtgtgtgtgtgtgtatgtgcgtttgtgtgtgcaagtgtgtgcgtgtgtgtggatgtggttgtgtgcgtgcatgtgtgtgtgtatgtgtgtgtgtttgtgtgtgtgtgtgttttcttcctGCACATTCGAGCAGGAccaatcaaatgttttttacgTTTGGGAGCTCCTGCCATAGTCTCTTGCCCCATGTTTACTCCAACTGAGAGCACCATAACACACCAGCTTTTGAGGAAAGCAGATCCCATGACTTTCCTTTTGCTCATCCtgcatttgataaaaaaatGCAACCCTACTTCCTGGCTCCACTCCATCTCCAgtcattgcttcatcacttgaCTGTTGGTTGTTAGTGCTCGAATatgttttgaatttaaataataaaaacatataaaatagtTTATATGTACTCCTGTCTATGCCTGTTTATTGGAGCAACTGTGAGGTGGCACAAATCAGGTGTTTCGTAAgcaccaaaaacacaaactccACAACTACTGTGCACGCACTGCACAAATAACAGCTGTTGCTTATATGCTGCCCTTTAGTACAATTTAAAACCATGCGGATGAACGAGTTATTAGAATAAATCAAGGCGGCGTCGAACGGTTGGAATTAAAGAGATGGCTGACATGCAGGACCtcctgggagagaggggagcgaGTGGATTAAATCCCCAGCAGTACAAGCCTCCGTTCCTAACCGAGCACAATGCTCATTCTCCTGTCCTCGCTCATATCGTTTACTATCTAGTGTGAATTAACCATGGAATAAACCCGTCACCATGGGGTCACCGTGGGGTCACCGGTGGGGTCACCAATGGGAGCCACGAGCCAGTAAAGctcaaaagcaaaaaataaatattcatctgATTTGAAAGAGAACCTTCAGCTCCCCAACGAATCTCATTATTTTAGAGCATTCAAAGTAGAGcattctcctgcttagtctaatcaactctgaagaagagtgtctgccaaatgcaaataacgcaatgtaataatgtaaatggGGCTCCTTGATTCCTGTTCTGAATTGGCAAACAGATTCATGGCTGAATGGCGAAATGAAAACACGATGGCTGACACGGCGCTCGTATACTGACTCCGCTGAAACCCACTCGGCCCACGCTGCAGAAACGGAGGCGGCCTGCAAGGCCGTTTCTGCCCTCGACGAAGACGCCGTTTATTCACGATAAGGCCCGGAGCGATCGCTATTTGCATGCCTTCCTTTACTCATTCAGGAAAACCATTTCCCAGTCCTGGGGCAAGGTTATCGCAGCCCGTTTTTCTGTTCATCGATTTACAGTGTCatacccttttcttttttcttcctccttccttccttccatcTCATTTCCTTTCAAACGTATGACTGAAAGCTCTTTTTCTTTAAATGAAACgtgtatttctccatggccaGATGCAATCATGTTACTGTTTCATCAGTAAAGatagtgtctttttttttttttcgttgccAGCAATAAGTTTCTGTTGCCAACATAGTTCAAATTGATGACTTGGACCTGAACTTTGAATATCTGACAGCTCTCAAAAGTACTCAGGTCTTATTGACTGACCCACAGTCCAGGTTGGAAACAAAACAGTCTCCATGTAATCAATAGAACTGCTTGGCCACCGGCACTGTTCAAATCAAACATTTTAAGCCTTAATTATTAGAATTTTTTAACAGAAACGGGGTTCTGTCTGATGGTCGTGTTGTGACAAATGCTCTCAGCACGATTCTGGCAAAATATGAAATTCCCTGCGCCTGTTCATTCAGACATGTTCAGACCACCCACCCGATTACACGGCAAGACCTTTTCCAGCGAAGCTTATATGACATTGCTCAAATACTGATGTGATTGGCAGCTGGTCTTGTCTCTCAAGACCATCGTTTTCTGTACTGGTCCTGTTGGGGAGAAGCGCCCGCGTTGGTTTTAGTCCCAGCTGGATTGGCTGAGCTTTTCACTGCCATCGCGTTGCAGGTCACGGTGGAGGGGGTCGTGGATTGTTCCATGCCGTACtgtccaacaacaacaacaacaaaaaaaacagccctcAAACTTGCTGTGTGGAGCTCGGTTGTGGACTGCAGAGAGTGACTCATCTCCTGTCTGAAGCAGCATAAgcccgcccgcccccctcccccctctccctctccccccccccccccccccacacactacaggaaCATAATCACCTCCATCTGTTCAGAGAATCAGACAAAA encodes:
- the LOC133124537 gene encoding putative methyltransferase DDB_G0268948, whose product is MLNTDVVTAAEILAKERVLIPRGRSLRHAPVGFVTEGSVTERGKVYRERQHHFRHGNMAHRLFEDRNHAAAYQKYRISPSQSLIAKIVDFLEEKKGRPFDLAVDVGCGSGQGTVLLAPHFSRVIGMDISRAQLEMAEASGSVPNVSYRQSSAEELPLTDGSVDLVTAMAAAHWFDVPRFLQEVDRVLKPRGCLGLLSYTMDMELQYGDEACSQKLNRVCQEFYAALRPFRNPCLGPCSMTLYKQISDSITYPEKEWNDCMLIKHQATLGDYMGMVESFSSFQGLLKKDPEEARRLSQDIRDKLRAVMGTTSDATQVVMGVKYFCVLACKP